A window of Apium graveolens cultivar Ventura chromosome 8, ASM990537v1, whole genome shotgun sequence contains these coding sequences:
- the LOC141676466 gene encoding large ribosomal subunit protein bL21m-like: MAHRRVFQTLIRQYSSSSFKTLNPLLQSLPRITQTQHFPQKLNLISPNLTPIQNTHFSITRHFSSNRSDDSDDDDDDDDDDDDDEGESLDEDDVVSGFSGKKEYTAEEKESEANAIGYKVVGPLERSDRVFKDYEPVFAVIQIGSHQFKVSNGDCIYAEKLKFCEVHDKIILNKVLMLGSPTQTLIGRPMLPDATVHAVIEEHALDAKVIIFKKKRRKNYRRTKGHRQELTKIRITDIQGIEKPVTQVVPEKIKKTVKKVEKVAVPA; encoded by the exons ATGGCTCATAGACGAGTCTTTCAAACCCTAATTCGTCAATACTCTTCCTCGTCTTTCAAAACCCTAAACCCACTTCTCCAATCACTTCCACGAATCACACAAACCCAACATTTTCCCCAAAAATTAAACCTAATTTCCCCCAATTTAACTCCAATTCAAAACACCCATTTCTCAATTACTCGTCATTTCTCTTCCAATCgaagtgatgatagtgatgatgatgatgatgatgatgatgatgatgatgatgatgaaggGGAGAGTTTAGATGAAGATGACGTCGTTTCGGGGTTTAGCGGGAAGAAAGAGTATACTGCTGAGGAGAAAGAAAGTGAAGCTAATGCTATTGGGTATAAAGTTGTGGGCCCACTTGAACGTTCTGATCGTGTTTTTAAAGATTATGAGCCTGTTTTTGCTGTTATTCAG ATTGGGTCGCACCAGTTTAAGGTGAGCAATGGGGATTGTATTTACGCAGAGAAACTCAAGTTCTGCGAAGTGCATGACAAG ATAATTCTAAACAAAGTTTTAATGTTGGGATCTCCCACTCAAACACTTATCGGACGGCCAATGTTGCCCGACGCAACTGTTCATGCTGTTATTGAAGAACAT GCTCTAGACGCAAAAGTAATCATTTTCaagaaaaagagaagaaagaacTATCGCCGAACTAAAGGACATCGGCAG GAACTGACAAAGATAAGAATAACGGACATACAAGGAATTGAAAAGCCAGTAACCCAGGTGGTACCTGAGAAGATCAAAAAAACAGTTAAGAAGGTAGAGAAGGTAGCAGTTCCAGCATAG